TATAGATCATCAGGACTTAAGCTCAATGCTACAGAGGGGAGTAATTGTCTCACACGCCCTTAGTTCAACAACTTAAAGTCCAAATCTccctgtttttttcttttaatttcatttgtcaaactaaaaatcataaaattataacgGAAACgtcaataatttttatttgatttatagaattttataaaaatatttcaaaaatcgaaaaactgtttttttgatattttcaggaaaatcattaaaatataattaaaaacgattttgaaacttttttttcaaatttgaaaaatatagaaattaaatatttatccaTGGGTTCACTAATCTATATAGGGGGGTTAGGTTATAGTTTTGATGAGAGGGGAGGTTTTGATTTGGGGTTTccatattttgattattttggtgAAGGATGTTGAGATTAGTGAAGGGTATaagtgatttaatttttttgtagaaTGGCGTTTGAACCGATGGCTCTACAGAGGGGGACAGTGTTAGTTGAAAAGGTAAAAACCCATTCCGTATAATATCTAGAACTTTTATGTAATTTGAATATTATGATTAAGGGTTAGTAATTGTTTTATCCTAAAAACaattgttttatctttttcttttctcagacaaataaagagaaaaatgaGGGAAGAGGTTTTGGTTCAGTGATTAAAGGCTTTATATGCAGGTGAGGTGAGGATACCAAGGTGTTAGTTCATTTCAGAGATCTTCTGGACAAAGATTTCCATACTTGATCTTGAAAAGATACTTACAGTGTCACATGCATTAGCTTACACATTCATCACGAGCAAAGTGAacactatatataatatttcttgCTCTAGATACATATGTGTCTATTACACAttgtaattttgattttagattCTCCTCTTTGGTAGGTGGATTCACATAATATCATGTTCATGCATCTCTTTGAGGAAACGCTTGAGGTCTGCAGTAGCCTTAGAAATTTTGATTTGCAAATCTACAATTACAAAAGATTATACCATGTTTGGTTTCGTTAGTGTCTTGAGATAATCGAGATTAATTAGGGGAGTTTGCTTCGTAGTTAAACAGCTCTTTCCTACCTAACATATGTAAAAGCCTCTCCTTATCATTATGACAACATGGTCACCAGACTtaatacaaaaaatgttaatGATGTGGAAAGTTACTTAAAGACGAGTTGCAGAAGTCTACGAaggttttcaaatttttgttgttgtttaattTGATGTCACACCTAATAAAGTGGAGATTAAGGTGTTTTCTAATGGGCTGTTAGTGCCAAGGGGAAACGTGTAAATAATCCCTTTAAACCTGTCgttcttaaataaattatattaagaaGAATAAGAGCCGTAACCATGACAGTTCCTGGTGTCTATTTCACAATGTTTGAAACGAATGCTTCAATAAGAGCTTAAGAAAGctaaaaagagaagaaaacaaaaaaaaacaatgaaagtTGGAACCATAGAAATGTGACTTAAGGAGCATAATGTTGACCAAAATAGAATTAAGAGACTCTCTTCTCCTATTAGCCTATACGTATTTTGTGTTGTGAATTCTTCTTACAATAGTTTATTGAAACTAATATGTACACGAACGTACGTTCTCCTCGTTATGAATCCACGTTATACCGTATATTAGAGACTGCAACGGAAAATCACATTTGAGATGTGCAGACAGGACATATGTTACTCATTTTGTTACGTAGCTTCTCATAtgtacattttaattaatttattgtttaatcTAAAAGATAACTAATCCTCGCGTTAATTAACCCTCTGCGCACGATTTTCAGAAGTGgtcctttttgtttttataattactGACCCCATGCTTTTTCTTCAGTTGGTCGTTTTTTTCCAACTCCGTTGCTAAGTCATCGAACGTCGTTACTCGTAACGCGTCTATATTTTCTTTCCTTCATATAAACTCACATTAAAACCAGGAAGCACATTCAACCTATTTTATCTTATCTCAGAGCAGATGGGGAAGAGGCTAGACGCTTTGCTTGGTCGGACTTTCAAAACCAACAAGTTCAAGTCTCTTCTCAACTTAGCTCTCACCAGGCTCTCTATTCTCAAGAACCAACGTCAAGTCAAATGCTCTCAGGCCACCTCTGATGTCACCCAGCTTCTTAAGCTTGGCCAACACGAGAACGCTTACCAGAGAGTCGACCAAGTCATTAAAGACCAGAACACCCTcgatgttttctttttcatccATGGCTACTTCACTCTCTTGCTCGACCGCGTTCACCTCTTCGAACACAGCAGAGATTGCCCTGATGAGCTTCTAGAAGCTGTTTCGAGTTTGCTTTTTGCAGCTTCTAGAATAGGAGAGTTTCCTGAGCTTCAAGAGATTCGTAACGTTTTGGTTTCGCGTTTTGGTAAAGATATCGCGGCTAGGTCCATCGAGTTGCGCAATGATTGTGGGGTTAATCCCAAAGTAAGCAACTTTGATTCAACTCAACCTTATAATGTATTCAAATACCTTGTATTGTATATCTCTACATACAGAAGAAAATACTTACTGAACTTAATATattcatgtttcttttttggTGTTACTACTATAGATAATTCAGAAGTTGTCGACAAGACATCCACCGAGAGAAGCTAGGATGAAGGTTTTGAAGGAGATTGCTGCAGAAAATAACATCGTTCTGAAACTAGAAGTTGCTTCTTCTACGACCAATGAGGTAAGTAAACCTAcaatcaaaaacaaattttgaaaatgagcTAATCATTAAATATTCTGATTCGTGCAGGGAAAATCAGATGTTTCCAAGTAGGCCTGGGCACAAAAACCGGACCCGAGGACCCGaaccggaaccgacccgaaaaatcagGGTATCGGGTCTACTCGGTTCTTCAGAAATAACCGTTTGGGTCCTAAACTGttgtatccgaagaaccggtatccaacccgacccgaaccgaaaaccgaatgggtatccgaagatatctgaaataaaatatagatttcaaaatattatttataattatatgtataattattttaattttaattataaatttaatatattagttattttcaataattttgtgtattttcggATAAAATATTGTAGTTTGGATAGAAGTACTTAAACAAAACTGTGTCAAATgagtatttttggttattttttggtACATCTGAgtagtttggatacaaaatacccgaaccgaatcgggtaatatggttattttgggtactattatccgaacccgttaCGGATACATTGGTTATTCGGTTATTTTCAGGTTCCTTTACAtcagaaccgaacccacccgaacccggaaagatccgactcgaacccgatccgaaattttataatacccgaatgggttTTAATTtccaaacccgaaaaacccgatacccgaaagaaccgacccgtacccgaatgggtacccgaacgcccaggcctattTCCAAGGCTAAGTTAGCAAGTGAAGTTGGAGAAGATGAGTTAGGAGAAGGCTTAGGGTTGTCTGATTTGGTTAAGAGAGGAAAGCAGAAGTACAAAGATGTGGCTGATGCTGCGCAAGCAGCGTTTGTGTCAGCAGCTCATGCAGCAGCGGCTGCACGAGCAGCTGTAGAGCTTTGTCAGTTTGCGCCTTGTGGACCAGACAATACGGGTAATACTGGTGGGGGAAGTTCATCTAGTGGTTCTGGAAACAATAAAACAGAACAAGAAGGtaatgatgatgacgatgatctTTCAGAAGGTGAAGCGGATGTGAGATCAGAATCTAAGAAGTCTATATTGGATACAAAAGATCTCACAGAATCTAAGAAGTCTATATCGGATACAGAAGATAATATTGAGGATGTGATGTCATTTAGAGAAGACCCTGTGAAGCTGTTGGAGAAGGCTGTTGTGGTGTACGACAGTGAGGAAGAAACCAAACATACTGTTCAGACTAATACTACTACTGAGGTTAAAGATGAGGAAAGTCTTAAGGATTGTTCTGATAGAGCGGATACAGGACATGTGGACAGCATGGTTCATTCGGTTGAAGAACCTATTATGAGTAAAGCTAGTTTAAAGGGTCCTATTTCAGTCAGGACCAGACAGGTTCGTGGATACTAAGAAGTATAAAATTTTGTCAGGTGCATCTATGGTATAATGACTGAGTTTTGTACAATTTCTTTCTCTGTTCATTATTTTTTGGTCAAGGGTGTAACATTATTGTATTGTATACTTTATGGATATTAGGTTTCAATAATGTTGAACAGTGGTGGCATATGTTGTCTAAGTTTCTAGAAACAAATTGAACTTTCAAAGAAGTTACCTGTAAATTACTGCCCTCTGCCTCTCTTTTTACCATGTGGAATCAGGTCAGAATATTCCTGCAGACTTAGGCCGACATCTTCATCATATTCAATTCCAAGCTCCTCCTACCAAGTCAACATTAGGTTAATAATAATGTAGTTTGAAAGAGAAAAACTTACGCAAAAAAGTATATTTGTATGGATTTCGCACCTTAAACTCCTTAATATCTCTGGGAAAATTCTCAGTGACAGTATCCCAAACGTCTCTGAACATCCTCTTACGCTTTCTCCACTGGTTGATCTTGTCAGAGTACATATCTTCAACAGCCTTTTTGTCTTCCGGCCTCACCAACGTAACACCTTGGCGTAGTTTGATCAGTTTCTCTTCCATTTCCTTAACCTGGTACACAATGTTGAACTCAAACCATTTAAGCTTTTTACCTATTAAAAAGCTTACTCAAGGAGAGAGAACATTTTACCTCTTTCCTCAGCTTAGCATCTTTCTCTTGTATCTCCTCTAGTGTCAAGTTTGACTGCAAGCTCTTTATTTCTGCAAAGAACCATAAGATCATCATGATATCCGTGTGCAACTATGAAGCGATTCAAACGCAACACAAACCTGACTCGACTTCACTGATGGTCTTCCTCTTCTCTTGAAGCTGCTCCTGGAGCTTTGCATTCTCCTCTTTCATCAGAGCAAGTTCCTCAGCGTTTGGAATCTCGAACTGGTCTTGCCTAGCAATGTACAGCTTCTGCTTCCCATACTCCTTGAAAGTGATTTTGCCAGATTCAGCGAGGCTGTCAAGCGCTTTCTGAACAGCCGTCTTCTTGAGGCTAAACTTCTGCAGAGCATCAGCTGCGTTTTGCGTGTTTAGAGGTCGGTTTTGCTGCAACACACAATAATTCAAAACgcgattgatttttttttttccacatcGATTCGCGAATCAGTTTCATCACCATCACTTAAAACTTTAGCTCAAATTTTCGGGATTCGAATCCATTGGTTGTATATATGTCTATAAACTAGGTTTTACCGATACGCAGAAACGGAATCGAAGAAAAGTAGTGATTATTACCTCGTTTACAAACTTGAGAACGATCGCTGCAGATTCGAAACAAAAATTCaggaaacgagagagagagagagagagagaaatcaaaatcaaaagagaGTAGATGATTTGTTCGTTCGCGAGATTATTATACCTTCTGTGTTATCCGTTTTAGGAGCCATTTTTTTCGTCTATAATGCGCGGGAAATAGAAAcccttgagagagagagagagagagcgacggcaacttttttttttcttttccggGAGGAAGATGATTGATGATACTGACGAGTGAGTGAGTGAGAAGCTTCCTTTATACGACGTCGTATTAGTCGAGACATAACGTATGGGCCATTATATTTAGGCCCATTTAGTTCTTCTTTCTAGGCCCAATTAAATGGGCAGCTGCTTCAGCTGAGACCTGGCTTGTTTTTGGGGTGGTGATTGGGCATCTGACATTGTGGACTAAAGATGGGCTAGCCCATCAAGCCCACAGTTTGGACATATTGTTGGAGAATCATTCTCTCATTGGGAAAATATCAGAACTAAAAAGTCAGAACCAAAATCATTTGTTTAATAACGTTATTGATATCTTAGGACTCAGGTGATGAGTATGACCTTCAAATAATACACAGATACACACTGCCTGGACAATGCATATCGCTTAATTTTTAACTATctcattatttttaaacatattcaataatatttttacgaGCTTCTATCTAGTTTACTAGTCACCACGAAGGATCTTCTTAAGGGTTTATATTACATAGTCAATGATTAATTTCACAATGTCAACCAGTAATTTGCTGGGAGACAgtataaatattagttatttcaCAATGTCAACCATTTTGCTGAAGATTTAACCAAAATTATATTCACAATGTCAACCATTTTGCTGAAGATTAAAACAAGATTAGCACGTACTTAATATGTATACATACAGTACAGAAGATGATAAGTTAAGGTCGTACATAAAATTTGTATTCTTCCTACAAATTTGATATAGCGAATTAATTAGGCCAATTCGAATTATCCCACGCAAGTTTTATGTACTCTTCctacaaaattaatatttctttagtaaaaaaaaagtttatgatttttagATGTTGGATATCCCTATATACTAAAACACAAGTTACCTTACCAATAAAAATCTGACACAtggaatatatttaaaatttaaagaaaaatgtaaaaacaaaagaatttgaATGCAAAAGTCAGTTTCATGCTTTTCACCAATTTGTTATTAACTgctttcaattttcttttaagtttttctataaaatacaaaattcctTATTTTTCTCACCATGATCTCATAATTTTTGCAACCGTTACATTTATACAACACCATTAAATTCATCTCTATTTCCTTTCAAAATCTCTATTATTTGTACGTAACATATCTCAACTCTCCCTAAAGTGTgataaatcaaaaaattataatgagcATATTCAATCTTCGGAGTCTACAATTCTGGATCCATATCAATATAGTCAAAAGGTGGCAACAGTagtcttaaaaataaatatttcaatagATTGAGAAGAAACACAAATTTGCAATGGATGGGATAGGTAATGCATACTCCAAAGTTGAACGCCAGGTTAGTAACTAAAAATACCAAACTCTTAATGCTCAAAGCATATTTGCggtatgataatttatttttcataaaaaaaaacatttctcataaactttttttattcAAATCTGTATATGACTTCTGATTTTATAGAAATAGTAAAATGCTACATACTGCATGGTGAAATagataaacataaacaaaacaagtctataacattttcaaaattgattaaatcAGTTCCAGTTTGCTGGAATATGCTTATTTGCGTGGTGGTGATAATTCAGGGAAGAAGAGCAAGAGAGACTCACAGTAAAGCACATATACATGGCCTTTAACGTGAGACGCACCGAAGATGGAAATGTGATGATAACTAGAAAACAACAAATGGAACTTAAGAAACTCGGGTGATAGAAGAATTATATGGATAAAAGCCTAACTTGATCAGGTTGGTCTtcctttgtttttcttatgtgtTTAGATTATATTAATACAGTCAAGatactattttgtttatttttcgcttgatacatatatatatactgctTTAGTTCTTATATAGTGTTACCATATTTGTAAAGTCATTTGGAAACAAAAATGTGGGAGAAAATATAACtttgaaaagaagaaatataaaagatataactaaaggaaaaaaaatataaatgagaatcaaagactaaaaagataataattttagttacCTAATAAACtgtaattttaattatacaaaatatattctttataactattttatgatcaaaaatacaaacttatgcTCTATAtggaatatttatttacaagaaaaatacaaagaaaacaagTGAATCAAATATagtactttttatatttttaaaaaaatacaagaaatgtttttttttatagttccCAACATTTTAGTTTGAATGCAACCACCTCACAGGCCATTCATATCTATATTTATActgtatttaattaaaataattatttattttgattaataattgtaaaattacaaatt
The Raphanus sativus cultivar WK10039 chromosome 1, ASM80110v3, whole genome shotgun sequence DNA segment above includes these coding regions:
- the LOC130495909 gene encoding uncharacterized protein LOC130495909 produces the protein MGKRLDALLGRTFKTNKFKSLLNLALTRLSILKNQRQVKCSQATSDVTQLLKLGQHENAYQRVDQVIKDQNTLDVFFFIHGYFTLLLDRVHLFEHSRDCPDELLEAVSSLLFAASRIGEFPELQEIRNVLVSRFGKDIAARSIELRNDCGVNPKIIQKLSTRHPPREARMKVLKEIAAENNIVLKLEVASSTTNEVSKGKSDVSKPISKAKLASEVGEDELGEGLGLSDLVKRGKQKYKDVADAAQAAFVSAAHAAAAARAAVELCQFAPCGPDNTGNTGGGSSSSGSGNNKTEQEGNDDDDDLSEGEADVRSESKKSILDTKDLTESKKSISDTEDNIEDVMSFREDPVKLLEKAVVVYDSEEETKHTVQTNTTTEVKDEESLKDCSDRADTGHVDSMVHSVEEPIMSKASLKGPISVRTRQVRGY
- the LOC130510449 gene encoding homologous-pairing protein 2 homolog, translating into MAPKTDNTEAIVLKFVNEQNRPLNTQNAADALQKFSLKKTAVQKALDSLAESGKITFKEYGKQKLYIARQDQFEIPNAEELALMKEENAKLQEQLQEKRKTISEVESEIKSLQSNLTLEEIQEKDAKLRKEVKEMEEKLIKLRQGVTLVRPEDKKAVEDMYSDKINQWRKRKRMFRDVWDTVTENFPRDIKEFKEELGIEYDEDVGLSLQEYSDLIPHGKKRGRGQ